One Bacteriovorax sp. PP10 DNA segment encodes these proteins:
- a CDS encoding helix-turn-helix domain-containing protein yields the protein MNIEHIQIGERIRKARLAKQMKQSDLDIDAELPRTAISKIELGNRGITTSELVRIARALGTPVDSLTGNNESFIYNEEIKIVEALREIPFEDYKRILTMLEASVYYTAKDSDEIKKIQLQDLVSNLAAFTKFDQRPRPIQKSTLETKTIKNRQLH from the coding sequence ATGAACATTGAACATATCCAAATTGGGGAACGTATAAGGAAAGCTCGTCTTGCAAAACAGATGAAGCAATCCGATTTAGATATAGATGCAGAACTTCCTCGCACGGCCATATCAAAAATCGAATTAGGAAATAGAGGAATCACGACAAGTGAACTTGTAAGAATAGCAAGAGCACTTGGTACTCCAGTGGATAGTTTAACGGGAAACAATGAAAGCTTTATCTACAATGAAGAAATTAAAATTGTAGAAGCTCTTCGTGAAATTCCTTTTGAAGATTATAAGAGAATTTTAACCATGCTTGAGGCATCCGTTTACTATACGGCTAAAGACTCTGATGAAATTAAAAAGATTCAATTGCAAGACTTAGTTTCAAATCTTGCGGCATTCACTAAATTTGATCAAAGACCTAGGCCAATTCAAAAATCAACACTAGAGACTAAAACTATAAAGAATAGACAACTACACTGA
- a CDS encoding MFS transporter, with protein sequence MDSTNKARLILGLRGYGAMLFSIAASPVLYNAGISFKTISLGFGFLYVVLALFEIPTGIWADLFGAKKSSIIGGIIQALSLFLFLLAKDSTLIVISCFILYGIGSSFISGALSALLYASAKDQEKDKFNSSKYFSIIEKTSVASYILASASVGFLSKWLGLFSFSVAGIIYLIAVFIVAVSIHEEIINKTHKKLSEFINQAISGLKYIGSNKDLKILLPIRMLNQVETILGILWLPWIKTLGGSDLWFSVLATGSYLSRYAVNHYYSKKVKPSSYMPRIHASLLIMAVGASICALTSNVFVALIGVWIMAGARGIFLPATQAIQHDSFPDEIRSTGLSMMNFSVEAMIAISYFISSSWIDNLHANAAWWISMGAFLISVFLVINYKDKSNAN encoded by the coding sequence ATGGATTCAACAAATAAAGCAAGATTAATACTTGGATTAAGAGGCTACGGGGCGATGCTGTTTAGTATCGCCGCTTCTCCGGTCCTTTATAACGCTGGAATAAGCTTTAAAACCATCTCACTTGGTTTTGGGTTTCTTTATGTCGTTCTTGCTTTGTTTGAAATCCCTACAGGTATTTGGGCCGATTTATTTGGTGCTAAAAAATCTTCGATAATTGGCGGAATAATCCAAGCCTTATCTCTTTTCTTATTTTTGCTAGCTAAAGACAGCACTTTAATAGTGATTTCGTGTTTCATCCTTTATGGAATTGGTTCAAGTTTTATTTCTGGTGCCTTATCTGCTCTTTTGTATGCTTCGGCAAAAGATCAAGAAAAGGATAAATTCAATTCAAGCAAGTATTTTTCAATTATAGAGAAGACATCCGTTGCCAGTTATATTCTAGCTAGTGCTTCTGTTGGCTTTTTATCAAAATGGTTGGGCCTTTTCTCTTTTTCAGTAGCAGGGATAATATATTTGATTGCTGTCTTTATTGTTGCAGTAAGTATCCACGAAGAAATTATTAATAAAACTCACAAGAAACTTTCCGAATTTATTAATCAGGCCATTTCAGGTTTAAAATACATTGGATCGAATAAAGATTTAAAAATTCTTCTACCAATAAGAATGCTGAATCAAGTAGAAACGATTCTGGGTATTTTGTGGCTTCCATGGATAAAAACATTAGGCGGAAGTGATCTATGGTTTTCCGTTTTAGCTACTGGTTCATATTTATCAAGATATGCTGTTAATCATTATTATTCAAAAAAAGTGAAACCTTCATCATATATGCCTCGAATTCATGCCTCCCTCTTAATTATGGCCGTAGGTGCCTCTATATGTGCCCTTACAAGTAATGTCTTCGTCGCTTTAATAGGCGTTTGGATAATGGCCGGAGCACGAGGAATTTTTCTTCCCGCAACTCAAGCGATTCAACATGATTCTTTTCCGGACGAGATCAGATCGACAGGTCTATCTATGATGAATTTTTCTGTTGAGGCGATGATTGCTATTAGTTATTTTATAAGTAGCTCTTGGATAGATAATTTACACGCAAATGCAGCTTGGTGGATTTCAATGGGAGCATTCTTAATATCTGTATTTTTAGTTATAAATTACAAAGATAAATCAAATGCAAACTAG
- a CDS encoding multicopper oxidase family protein, translated as MQKAALLLFVFLISHSVVAKTVKYELIASKEKINLSGKKIVDFSIMINKSIPAPTLEFTEGDDAEITLQNNLPDDEVSLHWHGILLDPLMDGVPYVNTPPIKPGEKFIFKFRVRQHGTFWYHSHTNVQEQKGVYGAIVIHPKVETKIYDKDLVLVLSDWSDENPSDILKNLKKDGDYYTYKKGTMRSWLGAIKAKSLTSYLSNEWNRMGGMDFSDVGYDTFLINGKNNSQAENILPGDRVRIRLVNAAASTYFYVTLGNRPMNVISADGSDIKPKLSNEIFIGMAETYDVSFTVPRDGNFELKATSMDGLGATSIWLGKGEKVYSPVRSQPDMYMAMSGSMGPMDHSMMNMDGAPMDHSKMNMDATAPMDHSKMNMDATAPMDHSKMNMDTTAPMDHSKMNMEESPMNNSTKRKEEVVNTLTSKDLESPQKTSFATNLIRKDITLALDGDMNRYVWFINGKAINEERTLTINENEVIRFTFINNTMMNHPMHLHGHFFRVLNKFGDNSPLKHTIDVPPFENRTIEFLANEPGEWMLHCHNLYHLKTGMARVVKYSTFVPSNEIKDYQKHDPHLHDHLYHRGSFEVSTGHSEFELNLMNTRNDIELRAEVRKESSWETEGDLFYKRWLNNYSKFILGGSLFDKELYGNVGFSYTLPFLLDTTLLVDNNKEFRLDLSKKFQWSKYIFSDVDFTFRQEKKTEFEITLMYQRAWSWSVGLMLTESKAGIGAQFKF; from the coding sequence ATGCAAAAAGCCGCTCTTCTATTATTTGTTTTTTTAATTTCTCATTCCGTTGTTGCTAAAACAGTTAAGTATGAACTTATAGCTTCTAAAGAGAAAATCAATCTTAGTGGTAAAAAAATAGTTGATTTTTCAATTATGATTAACAAATCAATTCCAGCACCTACACTTGAATTTACTGAAGGAGACGATGCCGAAATCACGTTGCAAAATAACCTGCCTGATGATGAGGTCTCCTTACATTGGCATGGTATTTTATTAGACCCTCTTATGGATGGTGTGCCTTATGTAAATACACCTCCAATTAAACCAGGCGAAAAATTTATTTTTAAATTTAGAGTCAGACAACATGGCACATTTTGGTACCATTCCCACACTAATGTTCAAGAGCAAAAGGGAGTGTATGGGGCGATTGTTATTCATCCTAAAGTTGAAACTAAAATATATGATAAAGATTTAGTTCTTGTTTTAAGTGATTGGAGCGATGAAAATCCTTCGGACATTTTAAAAAATCTCAAGAAAGATGGTGATTATTACACTTATAAAAAAGGGACCATGAGATCATGGTTAGGGGCCATCAAGGCAAAATCGTTAACATCTTATTTAAGTAATGAGTGGAATCGAATGGGAGGAATGGATTTCTCTGATGTGGGTTATGATACTTTCTTAATTAATGGAAAGAATAATTCACAAGCGGAAAACATTCTACCTGGAGACAGGGTTCGTATTCGATTAGTAAATGCAGCAGCTTCAACTTATTTCTATGTTACTTTGGGGAATCGACCCATGAATGTGATATCTGCTGATGGGTCAGATATTAAACCTAAATTATCCAATGAAATTTTTATTGGTATGGCTGAAACTTATGATGTTTCTTTTACAGTTCCTAGGGATGGAAATTTTGAACTTAAAGCAACTTCAATGGATGGTTTAGGAGCTACCTCTATTTGGCTGGGAAAAGGTGAGAAAGTTTATTCACCTGTAAGATCACAACCAGATATGTATATGGCGATGAGTGGTTCAATGGGCCCAATGGATCATTCAATGATGAACATGGATGGAGCTCCTATGGATCATTCAAAGATGAACATGGATGCAACAGCGCCTATGGATCATTCAAAGATGAACATGGATGCAACAGCGCCTATGGATCATTCAAAGATGAACATGGATACAACAGCGCCCATGGATCATTCAAAAATGAATATGGAAGAATCTCCTATGAATAATTCAACGAAAAGAAAAGAAGAGGTAGTGAATACTTTAACTTCAAAAGATTTAGAATCACCTCAGAAAACTTCTTTTGCGACTAATCTCATCAGGAAAGATATTACCTTGGCCTTAGATGGAGACATGAATCGTTATGTTTGGTTTATCAATGGTAAGGCAATAAACGAAGAAAGAACGCTAACAATAAATGAAAATGAAGTAATACGTTTTACCTTTATAAATAATACAATGATGAATCATCCGATGCATCTTCATGGACATTTTTTTAGAGTTTTAAATAAGTTTGGGGACAATTCTCCACTCAAGCATACTATTGATGTTCCACCATTTGAGAATAGAACTATTGAGTTTTTAGCTAATGAGCCAGGGGAGTGGATGTTGCATTGTCATAACCTGTATCATTTAAAAACAGGTATGGCACGAGTTGTAAAGTATTCTACATTTGTACCTAGTAATGAGATAAAAGATTACCAGAAACATGACCCGCATCTTCATGACCATTTATATCATAGAGGATCTTTCGAAGTTTCTACTGGCCATAGTGAATTTGAATTAAACCTAATGAATACACGTAATGATATTGAGTTAAGGGCAGAAGTCAGGAAAGAATCTTCATGGGAAACAGAAGGTGATTTGTTCTATAAAAGATGGTTAAATAATTATTCAAAATTTATTTTAGGTGGAAGTCTTTTTGATAAAGAGTTATATGGCAATGTTGGATTCAGTTATACGTTACCTTTCTTGCTAGATACAACCTTACTAGTGGATAACAATAAAGAGTTTCGACTTGATTTGAGTAAGAAATTTCAATGGAGTAAATATATATTTTCAGATGTTGATTTTACCTTCAGACAAGAGAAGAAAACGGAATTTGAAATTACTTTAATGTACCAACGGGCATGGTCTTGGTCTGTTGGATTAATGCTGACAGAAAGCAAAGCAGGAATTGGAGCACAATTTAAATTTTAG